The genomic DNA TCCCATAGCAGTACATCATACAGCGATTTAACTACTTTACAAGTAGGACATGAAGTTATTCATGATCTTTTTGGTAAAGGAAAAGTTATGGAACTGGTCAATACTGCAGGAATGCCTAAAGCAGTTGTGCTTTTCCAAAATGTTGGAAAAAAAACACTTTTGCTTGCTTATGCAAGATTACAAATACTGGATGAAAAATCAGTATAGAAGCTTATTTTATTCATGTTATTCATTGTAACCCTAAATAACCTAAATGTACGATTACAATACAACTCGATCTCCCTTAATGCTTAGGGAATATGGAAGGAATATACAAAAACTTATGGATCAGTTTGAAAGTATTGACGATAAAAATTCGCGTACTCAAAAGGCTCAAGCCATTATAAAGTTGATGGAAGTAGTTAATCCTCATGCAGAATCTATCCAGAAACGGTGGGATGATCTTTTTATACTATCGGACTATAAACTTGACATTGATGCTCCATATGCTAAGCCTAGTAGAAGAGAAAGCATTCGGCAATCTTACATGAATATGCCGCTTATGCATCCAATTAGATACAAATATTATGGAAGGAATATGGAGCTTTTAGTTGAGAAGATAGCTAGTATAAGTTCAATTAGTGAGCGAGAACAGATGCTTATGGGAGTAGTCAAGCTTATGCGTCGATTTAGTAGTACCTGGAATAATGATTACATTAGTAATGAAAGAATTATAGAGGATATTAAAAGAATGTTACCAAGTAATATTGTTCTTGATCTAGGTATTATACGTACCATGGCAGATGATGATGCAAATGCCCAAAAAGCCAGATCTAGACCAAGACTTATGACTACTGCTTCTAAGAAAAGAGAACAAAAAAACAATTTGTAGATCATATAAATCGTACCTACTCAAGCGATTTTTTTAGATTTTTCAAAAATCTAATACATAGATAGATGTGTTGTCAAAATATTACATATATTTTATATTGAATATCAAATATATATAAAATGATATTTTTTATGCAAGAGATAGGGCACTTTAGGTAGTTATTATAAATCAAGCTTTTGAACAACGAAGAATGGAGAAGTTTATCGTAAATGGTGGACGTCAGTTGTCTGGTACTATAAAGCCACAAGGATCTAAAAATGAAGCACTTCAAGTAATATGTGCCACGTTGTTGACTGATAAAATAGTATCACTACACAACGTTCCTGATATTGCAGATGTGCGTAGTATGATAAAACTGTTGACCTTTTTAGGTGTACAAATTACATCTTTAGGTAGTGGAAGTTACCAATTTTGTGCCTCTCATCTTGAAAAACAAGCAATGTTTAATGAAGATTTTCGGGAAGCGTTCACAAAAGTTAGAGGCTCTATTATGCTGTTAGCCCCTCTTTTAGTTCGGTTTGGAGAGGTAACTATACCTAAACCTGGGGGAGATAGAATTGGAAGAAGGGGCTTGCATGCTCATTTTACTGGATTAGGTCACCTAGGTGTTACATTTGCCTATAATGTTGCTCAGGAAAGCTGGATATCAAAGTGTACAACGTTAAAGGGAAGCTATATACTTATGCCAGAAGCCTCCGTAACGGGAACAGCTAATACAATCATGGCTGCTTGCTTGAGCAAAGGGAAAACGATTATTTATCATGCAGCCTGTGAACCACACGTACAAGCACTATGTCACATGTTGGCTAACATGGGAGCTAAGATTACAGGTATTGGTTCTAATCTATTAACTATAGAAGGAGTAAGCCATTTGAATGGAACAACACACACCATTTTATCTGATATGCTAGAAATTGGTAGTTTCATTGGGCTAGCAGCAGCAACAAGATCTGCATTAACCATTACAGATGTACCCATTCAACTTTTTACTCCTGTGTGGAATTATTTTAGGAAACTAGGCATTATTTTAGAGGAGTGTAGTTCTTCGTTGCATATCCCATTGCAAGAAGGCTATCATATTCAAAAAGAGACGGATGGTAGTTTAGTGACTTTTTCTGATGCTATTTGGCCAGGATTTCCTACTGACTTGATTAGTGTTATTATTATAGTTGCAGTGCATGCACATGGCCATGCGTTGATCCATCAAAGAATGTTTGAAAGCAGACTCTTTTTTGTGGATCATTTAATCGCAATGGGAGCACGATTGGTATTATGTGATCCACACAGAGTCCATGTAGTAGGGTTAGGCAATGCTTATAGGCTACATGCAACACGTATGCACTCAAGCGATATTAGGGCTGGAATTAGTTTATTGATTGCAGCGCTGTCAGCAAAAGGAACTAGTATTATTGAAAATATCAACCAAATTGATAGAGGATACGAACGAATTGACCAACGGCTAAATGCATTAGGCGCATCGGTAGAAAGAGTATAAGATGATTAATCAATTCCTATTAGTTCTTTATAAGCCAAAAGCAATTTTGAAATTGCAAAATGCTTACACTCCATAGCAAGTTCTACAGGGGTAAGATTTTTTTTATTCCTTAGAGTTATATCTATATCGGTGTGTGCTAATAACTTTTTCACAATAGATATATGGTTATTTTGAGCGGCATAATGTAGTGCTGTTTGACCTACTTTATTCTGTATATTAACATCTATAGATTTATGCTTCAATAGGCCACTTACTACATCTAACTGATTTTTGAATGCTGCATAATGTAAGGGTGTACTTCCAGTTACATCTTGGATATTTACCAATAGTGCACTATTATGGAGAAGTATTCTTAATAACTTTGGATCAATCTTTGGATTTGCAACTGCAAGATGCAATAAAGTAGCATTCTGTTTTGTTTTTGCATGGACATTAAATTTTTTAGAAAGCAATAATGTATGAAAAATAGTTGCATTATTTTGTTTAACTGCCCAATGCAGTTCCGAATATCCTTTTTTATCTTGTGAATCAACTATCTCTTTTTGCTGCAATAAAAATCGTACCATGGATAAGCTACCTACTCTAATAGCTAATGATAAACAGCTATACCCTTTTTCTGTGTAGGTATTACAAGAAGCACCTGCTTGTAACAATAACTGAACAAGATCTTTCCGGTTATGTTGAATAGCAATATGCAGGGCATTGTATCCTTTATGATTTACAATGTTCACATTTGCTCCAGCTTTTAATAACAACGACGTAACATCTTTATGCCCTGCTTTAACAGCTAATAACAAGGGGGTATTTCCATTTTTAACACTTATGGGATCTAATAGGGCATTTGACTGAATGAGTAATGCAACAATTTTTTTATTTCCTCTCTTAGATACGTAATGTAATGGAGTATATCCGAAAAAATTTTGACTATTAACATCTTGTCCATTTTGTATACATTCTTGCGTTTTTTTATAATCATTTTCTTCAATAGCTATCATAAATTTTTGATCTATAATTGATAGCTTACTAAAAAAAATTTCTAATTCTACATCAGATTT from Cardinium endosymbiont of Culicoides punctatus includes the following:
- a CDS encoding DUF4290 domain-containing protein; protein product: MYDYNTTRSPLMLREYGRNIQKLMDQFESIDDKNSRTQKAQAIIKLMEVVNPHAESIQKRWDDLFILSDYKLDIDAPYAKPSRRESIRQSYMNMPLMHPIRYKYYGRNMELLVEKIASISSISEREQMLMGVVKLMRRFSSTWNNDYISNERIIEDIKRMLPSNIVLDLGIIRTMADDDANAQKARSRPRLMTTASKKREQKNNL
- a CDS encoding ankyrin repeat domain-containing protein, with the translated sequence MIGFRFFIFLLPLLGVIFHAYSKSDVELEIFFSKLSIIDQKFMIAIEENDYKKTQECIQNGQDVNSQNFFGYTPLHYVSKRGNKKIVALLIQSNALLDPISVKNGNTPLLLAVKAGHKDVTSLLLKAGANVNIVNHKGYNALHIAIQHNRKDLVQLLLQAGASCNTYTEKGYSCLSLAIRVGSLSMVRFLLQQKEIVDSQDKKGYSELHWAVKQNNATIFHTLLLSKKFNVHAKTKQNATLLHLAVANPKIDPKLLRILLHNSALLVNIQDVTGSTPLHYAAFKNQLDVVSGLLKHKSIDVNIQNKVGQTALHYAAQNNHISIVKKLLAHTDIDITLRNKKNLTPVELAMECKHFAISKLLLAYKELIGID
- the murA gene encoding UDP-N-acetylglucosamine 1-carboxyvinyltransferase encodes the protein MEKFIVNGGRQLSGTIKPQGSKNEALQVICATLLTDKIVSLHNVPDIADVRSMIKLLTFLGVQITSLGSGSYQFCASHLEKQAMFNEDFREAFTKVRGSIMLLAPLLVRFGEVTIPKPGGDRIGRRGLHAHFTGLGHLGVTFAYNVAQESWISKCTTLKGSYILMPEASVTGTANTIMAACLSKGKTIIYHAACEPHVQALCHMLANMGAKITGIGSNLLTIEGVSHLNGTTHTILSDMLEIGSFIGLAAATRSALTITDVPIQLFTPVWNYFRKLGIILEECSSSLHIPLQEGYHIQKETDGSLVTFSDAIWPGFPTDLISVIIIVAVHAHGHALIHQRMFESRLFFVDHLIAMGARLVLCDPHRVHVVGLGNAYRLHATRMHSSDIRAGISLLIAALSAKGTSIIENINQIDRGYERIDQRLNALGASVERV